One stretch of Excalfactoria chinensis isolate bCotChi1 chromosome 2, bCotChi1.hap2, whole genome shotgun sequence DNA includes these proteins:
- the PTER gene encoding N-acetyltaurine hydrolase — MSSLSGKAQTVLGLVEPVQLGCTLTHEHLSMDYSSFFCPPSPGQEPLSEGPIKMKNLFWIKQNPYSHKDNLLLCQEMDAVREELLHFKAAGGGTIVENTTTGIRRDVKTLKKLAEETGVHIIAGAGFYVDSTHSSQTQAMTVEQLTGIIVDEILHGADGTDIRCGVVGEIGCSWPMTASERRVLQAAAHAQAQIGCPIIIHPGRHSDAPFQIVRILQEAGADVSKTVMSHLDRSIFDTKKLLEFAKLGCYLEYDLFGTEFIYYQLQPDIDMPSDNDRIARIRMLVDEGYEDRILMAHDVHTKNRLMKYGGHGYSHILKNIVPKMLVRGISQERIDKILIENPKRWLTFK, encoded by the exons atgtcttccCTGAGTGGAAAGGCACAAacagtgctgggcctggtggAGCCGGTGCAGCTCGGCTGTACATTGACTCATGAACACTTGTCCATGGACTACAGCAGCTTCTTCTGTCCACCTTCACCAGGCCAAGAGCCTTTGTCTGAGGGGCCCATCAAGATGAAGAACTTGTTTTGGATCAAGCAGAATCCCTACAGCCATAAAGACAACCTTCTTCTGTGTCAGGAGATGGATGCCGTGAGGGAGGAActgctgcattttaaagcaGCAGGTGGTGGGACTATCGTGGAGAACACAACCACGGGAATCCGTCGGGATGTGAAGACTTTGAAGAAACTCGCAGAAGAAACCGGAGTCCATATTATTGCTGGGGCTGGGTTTTATGTGGATTCCACGCATTCTTCTCAAACACAGGCTATGACAGTGGAGCAG CTCACAGGCATCATTGTTGATGAGATCCTCCATGGAGCAGATGGGACTGACATCAGGTGTGGAGTAGTGGGAGAGATTGGCTGCTCCTGGCCCATGACTGCAAGTGAACGcagggtgctgcaggcagctgcacaTGCACAGGCACAGATCGGGTGCCCCATCATCATCCACCCTGGCAGGCACAGCGATGCACCCTTCCAGATAGTTCGTATCCTGCAGGAAGCTGGGGCTGATGTTTCCAAAACAGTCATGTCTCACCTTGACAG GAGCATATTTGATACAAAGAAACTTCTGGAATTTGCTAAACTTGGATGCTACTTGGAGTATGACCTATTTGGCACAGAATTTATCTATTACCAGCTCCAACCTGACATTGACATGCCGAGTGACAATGACAGAATTGCAAG GATTCGTATGCTGGTCGATGAAGGCTATGAAGACAGAATTCTGATGGCTCATGATGTGCACACGAAGAACAGGCTGATGAAATACGGAGGTCATGGATATTCACATATCCTCAAAAATATTGTTCCTAAAATGCTGGTTAGAGGCATTTCCCAGGAGAGAATTGATAAAATACTGATAGAAAATCCAAAGCGGTGGCTGACTTTTAAGTAA
- the C1QL3 gene encoding complement C1q-like protein 3: MVLLLVVLIPVLVSSAGTSAHYEMLGTCRMVCDPYGGTKAPSTAATPDRGLMQSLPTFIQGPKGDAGRPGKAGPRGPPGEPGPPGPVGPPGEKGEPGRQGLPGPPGAPGLNAAGAISAATYSTVPKIAFYAGLKRQHEGYEVLKFDDVVTNLGNHYDPTTGKFTCSIPGIYFFTYHVLMRGGDGTSMWADLCKNNQVRASAIAQDADQNYDYASNSVVLHLEPGDEVYIKLDGGKAHGGNNNKYSTFSGFIIYAD, from the exons ATGGTGCTGCTGCTCGTCGTCCTCATCCCGGTGCTGGTGAGCTCGGCCGGCACCTCGGCGCACTACGAGATGCTGGGCACCTGCCGCATGGTCTGCGACCCCTACGGAGGCACCAAGGCGCCCAGCACGGCGGCCACGCCCGACCGCGGCCTCATGCAGTCCCTGCCCACCTTCATCCAGGGGCCCAAGGGGGACGCCGGCCGGCCGGGCAAAGCGGGGCCCCGCGGGCCGCCGGGGGAGCCGGGGCCGCCCGGGCCGGTGGGACCGCCGGGCGAGAAGGGCGAGCCGGGACGGCAAGGGCTGCCGGGGCCGCCCGGGGCGCCGGGGCTGAACGCGGCGGGGGCCATCAGCGCCGCCACCTACAGCACCGTGCCCAAGATCGCCTTCTACGCCGGCCTGAAGCGGCAGCACGAGGGCTACGAGGTGCTCAAGTTCGACGACGTGGTCACCAACCTGGGCAACCACTACGACCCCACCACCGGCAAGTTCACCTGCTCCATCCCCGGCATCTACTTCTTCACCTACCATGTGCTCATGCGGGGCGGCGACGGCACCAGCATGTGGGCCGACCTCTGCAAGAACAACCAG GTTCGAGCTAGTGCCATTGCTCAGGATGCCGACCAGAATTACGACTATGCCAGTAACAGCGTGGTTCTTCACTTGGAGCCGGGAGACGAAGTATACATTAAATTAGATGGAGGAAAAGCACATggaggaaacaacaacaaatacagCACATTTTCTGGATTTATTATTTATGCCGACTGA